The proteins below come from a single bacterium genomic window:
- a CDS encoding MoxR family ATPase: protein MEKIINKLEPGYIFETVFWMEKDSGSGLTLSAKNINGKLSDHRIVTDDKRVLPGQRCKVKVIELNENCIRVSYLGLADFNLKKDVYIEPGLLLQFEILLCSGRSILLEGPQGTGKTTVARALADSLGMHYVFFNCSVCFEPSDFVGSVQLVVNETEQVRTEWIPTEVLTAIYSAYENPGQRFLIFLDELNRCRSQAVNGIMSAIDSSRRIFDPRKNSYVAIPENIQWIAAINSGKQFTGTYKLDPAQLDRFSVLKMDYPPEAKEIDILSRRYDMVHRKDIRKVVKIANLIRNTPAISTDLSMRATDEACMFLSYPTFQHRVTNAGLIEILKVSFCNRLPGSTQEEGSDAQLAFNLIERNILIPSTEEAE, encoded by the coding sequence ATGGAAAAGATCATAAACAAGCTGGAACCAGGCTACATTTTTGAGACGGTATTCTGGATGGAAAAGGACAGTGGGTCCGGTCTAACTCTGTCTGCAAAGAATATCAACGGAAAGCTGAGCGATCACCGCATTGTCACCGATGACAAACGTGTGCTTCCAGGACAACGATGCAAGGTAAAGGTGATTGAGCTCAATGAGAATTGCATTCGAGTTTCCTACCTTGGATTGGCCGACTTCAATCTCAAGAAAGACGTGTATATTGAGCCTGGTCTCCTGCTGCAGTTTGAAATCCTCCTTTGCAGCGGACGCTCCATTTTGCTTGAGGGTCCTCAAGGCACGGGAAAGACTACCGTTGCAAGAGCTCTGGCAGATTCTCTTGGCATGCACTATGTCTTTTTTAACTGCTCGGTATGTTTTGAGCCATCTGATTTTGTCGGCTCAGTCCAACTTGTGGTCAATGAAACGGAACAAGTGCGAACTGAGTGGATTCCAACTGAAGTTCTGACCGCTATCTATTCAGCGTATGAGAATCCCGGCCAGCGATTCCTTATTTTTCTTGATGAGCTGAACCGGTGCCGCAGCCAGGCCGTCAACGGAATCATGAGCGCAATCGATTCTTCACGGAGAATCTTCGACCCTCGAAAAAACAGTTACGTCGCTATCCCGGAGAACATCCAGTGGATTGCCGCTATCAACAGCGGCAAGCAATTTACCGGCACTTACAAGTTGGATCCAGCGCAGTTGGACAGGTTCTCTGTCTTGAAAATGGACTATCCTCCGGAAGCCAAAGAAATAGACATTCTTTCCAGACGCTATGACATGGTGCATAGGAAAGATATTCGAAAAGTGGTCAAGATCGCCAACCTGATCCGGAATACACCTGCAATCTCCACGGACCTTTCCATGCGTGCAACTGATGAGGCTTGCATGTTTCTGAGTTACCCTACGTTTCAACATAGAGTCACCAATGCGGGCCTCATAGAAATACTGAAGGTCTCCTTTTGTAACCGGCTTCCCGGTTCCACTCAAGAAGAGGGGAGCGATGCTCAATTGGCTTTCAACCTGATAGAACGAAATATACTCATTCCTTCTACGGAAGAGGCGGAGTAA